In one Haloplanus salinus genomic region, the following are encoded:
- a CDS encoding MFS transporter, producing the protein MTRRLFTSLCGLVFCANFGRVAFAPLLETFRTSFEVGTAGLGLVTTLVWVGTAVPRIPVGYLVTRVPRGRIVMAAGALLTAGATLTAVATSLPLLQVGAFALGVASGAYYAAAVPLIGDLYPDAVGRAVGVHGTAAQAAAVVAPTLTVALVAAASWRAVFWLLAGLGGVLTLALVGVARRRTGGVPRGADRDFRAALAHWRIILAAVVMIGGAGFVWQGVFNFYVTYLVASKGLAAGRAGTLLTVAFAAGLPAFWVGGRLADRLPRVPYILGLGAGVAAGVAALTVAESLPALVAVSVALGLAAHSLFPALDAYVLGAVPDNRGSAYAVYGGLALLVQATGSGAVGVLGERFAFDAVFLGFATGLLALVGMLAGLYLGGRFPTTDAA; encoded by the coding sequence GTGACCCGCCGGCTCTTCACCTCCCTCTGTGGCCTCGTGTTCTGTGCCAACTTCGGCCGCGTGGCCTTCGCCCCCCTGTTGGAGACGTTCCGCACCTCCTTCGAGGTGGGGACGGCCGGGCTGGGACTGGTGACGACGCTCGTCTGGGTCGGAACCGCCGTCCCACGCATCCCCGTGGGCTATCTCGTCACGCGCGTCCCGCGAGGGCGGATCGTGATGGCTGCGGGGGCGTTGCTGACCGCGGGCGCGACGCTGACCGCCGTCGCCACGTCGCTTCCGCTGTTGCAGGTGGGCGCTTTCGCCCTCGGCGTCGCTTCGGGTGCGTACTACGCCGCCGCCGTCCCGCTCATCGGCGACCTCTACCCCGACGCGGTGGGACGGGCGGTCGGGGTTCACGGAACGGCGGCGCAGGCGGCAGCCGTCGTCGCGCCGACGCTGACCGTCGCCCTCGTCGCCGCCGCGTCGTGGCGCGCCGTCTTCTGGCTGCTCGCGGGGCTCGGCGGGGTCCTGACGCTCGCGCTCGTCGGCGTCGCCCGGCGGCGGACGGGCGGCGTGCCCCGCGGCGCGGACCGCGATTTCCGGGCGGCGCTCGCCCACTGGCGGATCATCCTCGCCGCCGTCGTGATGATCGGCGGCGCCGGCTTCGTCTGGCAGGGCGTCTTCAACTTCTACGTCACCTACCTCGTGGCGAGCAAGGGGCTGGCGGCGGGGCGGGCGGGGACGCTCCTGACCGTCGCCTTCGCCGCCGGCCTCCCGGCCTTCTGGGTGGGCGGCCGCCTCGCCGACCGCCTGCCACGCGTCCCCTACATCCTCGGCCTCGGCGCGGGCGTGGCCGCCGGCGTCGCGGCGCTAACCGTCGCGGAGTCGCTGCCCGCGCTCGTGGCCGTGAGCGTCGCGCTCGGACTCGCGGCCCACAGCCTCTTTCCCGCCCTTGACGCGTACGTCCTCGGCGCGGTCCCCGACAACCGCGGGAGTGCCTACGCGGTGTACGGTGGGCTCGCGCTTCTGGTCCAAGCCACCGGCAGCGGCGCCGTCGGCGTCCTCGGCGAGCGGTTCGCCTTCGACGCCGTCTTTCTCGGGTTCGCCACGGGGCTTCTCGCGCTCGTCGGGATGCTCGCCGGCCTGTATCTGGGTGGTCGCTTCCCGACGACCGACGCCGCCTGA
- a CDS encoding ArsR/SmtB family transcription factor: MSGLLPSHLEQDVTPEGDGELRVLSLTDDDAERLIGSVSSETARSILAALEERPATASELADSVSTSLQNVRHHLGNLQEAGLVEVAGTRYSVKGREMKVYAPSQDSLVVVGSEAEKERFLDSLDRLVGVLAVLAVGAVAVQRAFGSGVVDLGGPGTAPRVGDGVGSAAGPLLGLVSPGVAFLAGGLLVVTLLVAWNQYTA; encoded by the coding sequence ATGTCAGGGCTCTTACCCTCCCATCTAGAGCAGGACGTGACGCCCGAGGGTGACGGCGAACTCCGCGTCCTGTCCCTGACCGACGACGATGCGGAACGCCTCATCGGGTCGGTCTCCTCCGAGACGGCCCGGTCCATCTTGGCCGCGCTGGAAGAACGCCCCGCGACCGCGTCGGAACTCGCCGACTCGGTGTCGACCTCCCTCCAGAACGTACGCCACCACCTCGGGAACTTACAGGAGGCCGGCCTCGTCGAAGTCGCCGGGACGCGCTACTCCGTGAAGGGTCGCGAGATGAAAGTGTACGCGCCGAGTCAGGACTCGCTGGTCGTCGTCGGCTCCGAGGCGGAGAAAGAGCGGTTCCTAGACTCGCTGGACCGGCTGGTTGGCGTCCTCGCCGTCCTCGCGGTCGGCGCGGTCGCCGTCCAGCGGGCGTTCGGCAGCGGCGTCGTCGACCTCGGCGGCCCGGGAACGGCGCCCCGCGTCGGCGACGGCGTCGGGAGCGCGGCCGGTCCTCTCCTCGGTCTCGTCTCCCCCGGCGTCGCCTTCCTCGCCGGCGGCCTCCTCGTCGTCACCCTCCTCGTTGCCTGGAACCAGTACACCGCCTAG
- the moaC gene encoding cyclic pyranopterin monophosphate synthase MoaC, with protein sequence MSDEADDLTHTDESGNVQMVDVGDKPDTARRAVARGEIRLQSSTIAAIQDDEIGKGDVLATARVGAVQAVKHTWETIPMCHQIPITNVETAFDVGDDRVTLTVAVETTGKTGCEMEALEGVTTGLNVVWDMVKAAEKDDDGEYPDTAIRDVRVLEKTKREL encoded by the coding sequence ATGAGTGACGAAGCCGACGACCTGACCCACACCGACGAGTCCGGGAACGTCCAGATGGTCGACGTTGGCGACAAGCCGGACACGGCGCGTCGGGCGGTCGCCCGCGGCGAGATTCGCCTCCAGTCCTCCACTATCGCGGCCATCCAGGACGACGAGATCGGGAAAGGTGACGTGCTGGCGACGGCGCGTGTCGGGGCCGTGCAGGCGGTGAAACACACGTGGGAGACCATCCCCATGTGCCACCAGATTCCGATCACGAACGTCGAGACGGCGTTCGACGTGGGCGACGATCGGGTCACGCTCACCGTCGCCGTCGAGACGACGGGCAAGACGGGCTGTGAGATGGAGGCGCTGGAGGGCGTGACCACGGGGTTGAACGTCGTCTGGGATATGGTGAAAGCGGCCGAGAAAGACGACGACGGCGAGTATCCGGACACTGCGATCCGGGACGTGCGCGTACTCGAGAAGACGAAGCGAGAACTCTAG
- a CDS encoding NAD(P)H-hydrate dehydratase: MITAERMAAVDENATALGVPRKQLMESGGNAAARTVRDVAAPDDSVALVCGRGNNGGDAFVAARFLDDYDATVHLLGRPETITTDIARENWAALERGEYDTRVVRDSRNLDLGDPDVAVDAMLGTGVTGALREPERSAAAAINESDATVVAVDVPSGVDADTGEAAGVAVDADHVVTFHDAKPGLDDWDVTVADIGIPEAAELFAGPGDRRVLTRPGDAHKGDFGEVLVVGGGPYTGAPALAAQAAMRAGADLVRVACPRAVAREVQGFEAGLICRPFDGDRLTPEDLDHVRALAAAHDAVVFGPGLGTHEATLAAVREFLADYDGRAVIDADALQVVPEVDTDATLLCTPHQGELRGMGGPSADDWRDRLDAVTDFAADIGHTLLVKGAYDVISDGTASRANRTGNPGMTVGGTGDVLAGMAGALLSTQEPADAATLAAYANGLAGDRIVDRQGYGLLASDLLPELPRALWGGRDE; the protein is encoded by the coding sequence ATGATCACGGCCGAACGCATGGCCGCGGTGGACGAGAACGCGACCGCCCTCGGCGTCCCGCGCAAGCAGTTGATGGAGTCGGGCGGCAACGCCGCCGCCCGGACGGTCCGCGACGTGGCGGCCCCCGACGACTCGGTCGCCCTCGTCTGCGGCCGCGGCAACAACGGTGGCGACGCCTTCGTCGCCGCGCGCTTCCTCGACGACTACGACGCGACGGTCCACCTGCTGGGGCGCCCCGAGACCATCACGACGGACATCGCCCGCGAGAACTGGGCCGCGCTGGAGCGGGGGGAGTACGACACCCGCGTCGTTCGCGACTCCCGAAACCTCGACCTCGGCGACCCCGACGTGGCCGTCGACGCGATGCTCGGGACGGGCGTGACGGGCGCGCTCCGCGAACCGGAGCGGTCGGCCGCGGCCGCGATCAACGAGTCGGATGCGACGGTCGTCGCCGTCGACGTTCCCTCGGGCGTCGACGCCGACACGGGCGAGGCCGCGGGCGTCGCCGTCGACGCCGATCACGTCGTCACCTTCCACGACGCCAAACCGGGACTCGACGACTGGGACGTGACCGTCGCCGACATCGGCATCCCCGAGGCGGCGGAACTGTTCGCCGGCCCGGGCGACCGGCGCGTCCTCACCCGCCCCGGTGACGCCCACAAAGGCGACTTCGGCGAGGTGCTGGTGGTCGGCGGCGGGCCGTACACGGGCGCGCCCGCCCTCGCCGCACAGGCGGCGATGCGCGCCGGCGCCGACCTGGTTCGCGTCGCTTGCCCCCGCGCCGTCGCCCGCGAAGTACAGGGGTTCGAGGCGGGGCTGATCTGCCGCCCGTTCGACGGGGACCGCCTCACACCCGAGGACCTCGACCACGTCCGCGCGCTCGCGGCCGCCCACGACGCCGTCGTCTTCGGGCCGGGGCTCGGAACCCACGAGGCGACCCTCGCCGCCGTCCGCGAGTTCCTCGCCGACTACGACGGGCGGGCGGTGATCGACGCCGACGCCCTGCAGGTCGTCCCCGAGGTGGACACCGACGCGACGCTGCTGTGTACGCCTCACCAGGGCGAGCTGCGAGGGATGGGTGGCCCGAGCGCCGACGACTGGCGCGACCGACTCGACGCGGTGACCGACTTCGCGGCCGACATCGGTCACACGCTCCTCGTCAAGGGCGCCTACGACGTGATCTCCGACGGCACCGCGTCGCGGGCGAACCGGACCGGAAACCCGGGGATGACCGTCGGCGGCACCGGCGACGTGCTCGCGGGGATGGCGGGAGCGCTCCTCTCGACGCAGGAACCGGCCGACGCGGCGACGCTCGCCGCCTACGCCAACGGCCTCGCGGGGGATCGCATCGTCGACAGACAGGGGTACGGCTTGTTGGCGAGCGATCTGTTGCCCGAACTGCCGCGGGCCCTGTGGGGTGGTCGCGATGAGTGA
- a CDS encoding S8 family serine peptidase yields the protein MPPRFRVALLTVVVVLAAVHPALAGAAPTDRPRAVGDVGPTVGAAVERYPSGAGATADSLLAVRTGTVHERGHTGAGVAVGVIGRGFETDGVLAPHTAGWRRASDAPRSAAHDTAVAEVVSEMAPDANLYLAGVGRTPTPAEYAAAVEWLTDRGVDVIVDSGSYFPSVAADERRITAAAERASDRGVVFVTSAGNYANRHWAGPGTDDGWVAFADGDAANALADGQRLRGRVTVRLRWRSAADYDLYLYRRLPNGDDPVVAKSVADGTGPGPTIEGIDVAVPAGRYYVAVHADDGVADADRVQVFAARHELEHTTARGSMLAPATSDRVVAVGAAADGERRDYSSLPATGAVDLTAPGDARTRADPDLEGTSAAAPYVAGTAALVTAAGGDPSPARVESILERTAAGEGETVDALAAVEAATAGGTAPTAVGSGSDGGSAGPTISTDGTATLTDVTARPEGSDRRATDATGDAATDGTDSVDRSARNVTRPAGEGERADGDRNADERNGDEDADRTAERDGQERDSEAADRTGGRSDRRDRER from the coding sequence ATGCCACCCCGATTCCGCGTCGCCCTCCTGACCGTCGTCGTCGTTCTCGCGGCCGTCCACCCCGCGCTGGCGGGGGCCGCGCCGACCGACCGACCCCGGGCCGTCGGCGACGTGGGACCCACCGTCGGCGCCGCGGTCGAGCGCTACCCGTCGGGCGCCGGCGCCACCGCCGACTCGCTCCTGGCGGTCCGGACCGGCACCGTCCACGAACGCGGCCATACGGGCGCCGGCGTCGCCGTCGGCGTCATCGGACGGGGGTTCGAGACGGACGGGGTGCTCGCCCCCCACACCGCGGGCTGGCGACGGGCCAGTGACGCCCCGCGTTCGGCCGCCCACGACACCGCCGTCGCCGAAGTGGTGTCCGAGATGGCGCCGGACGCGAACCTGTATCTCGCCGGCGTCGGTCGGACGCCTACGCCCGCGGAGTACGCGGCGGCCGTCGAGTGGCTGACTGACCGTGGCGTCGACGTCATCGTCGACTCCGGGAGCTACTTCCCGAGCGTCGCGGCCGACGAGCGACGGATCACCGCCGCCGCCGAGCGGGCGAGCGACCGCGGCGTCGTCTTCGTCACCTCCGCCGGCAACTACGCGAACCGCCACTGGGCCGGCCCGGGAACCGACGACGGCTGGGTCGCCTTCGCCGACGGTGACGCGGCGAACGCCCTCGCGGACGGTCAGCGGCTTCGGGGGCGAGTGACCGTCCGCCTGCGCTGGCGCTCCGCCGCCGACTACGACCTGTATCTCTACCGCCGTCTCCCGAACGGCGACGACCCGGTCGTCGCGAAGTCCGTCGCCGACGGGACGGGGCCCGGACCCACCATCGAAGGGATCGACGTGGCGGTGCCAGCCGGACGGTACTACGTCGCCGTCCACGCCGACGACGGCGTCGCCGATGCCGACCGCGTGCAGGTGTTCGCCGCCCGCCACGAACTCGAGCACACGACCGCCCGGGGGAGTATGCTCGCCCCCGCGACGAGCGACCGCGTGGTCGCCGTCGGCGCCGCGGCGGACGGCGAGCGCCGCGACTACAGTTCGCTCCCGGCGACGGGGGCGGTGGATCTGACCGCCCCCGGCGACGCCCGGACGCGCGCCGACCCGGACCTCGAGGGCACGTCCGCCGCCGCGCCGTACGTCGCCGGTACTGCGGCGCTGGTGACGGCCGCCGGCGGCGACCCCTCGCCCGCACGCGTCGAGTCCATCCTCGAGCGCACCGCTGCGGGCGAGGGCGAGACGGTCGACGCGCTGGCCGCCGTCGAGGCCGCGACGGCCGGAGGCACCGCGCCGACGGCCGTCGGCAGCGGCTCCGACGGGGGGTCGGCCGGCCCGACCATCTCGACGGACGGCACGGCGACGTTGACCGATGTGACCGCTCGTCCCGAGGGTAGTGACCGGCGGGCGACCGACGCGACGGGGGACGCGGCGACCGACGGCACGGATTCGGTCGATCGCTCCGCGCGCAACGTCACCCGACCGGCGGGTGAGGGGGAGCGCGCCGACGGCGACCGAAACGCGGACGAACGAAACGGCGATGAGGATGCGGACCGAACCGCCGAGCGTGACGGACAGGAACGCGACTCGGAGGCCGCCGACCGGACGGGCGGGCGGAGCGACCGCCGTGATCGGGAGCGGTAG
- a CDS encoding DUF5658 family protein: MTTRIAESRIEEYWDWIAVALFLLLAVDLLTTLAAARLVGTGAESNPLMRWLLGRSVLVVIGAHLAVVVLVTGCFRLLVERLRRMPSPANQYFALAIEVWLGVLVAVGLGVFANNLSVIVLGGSLL; the protein is encoded by the coding sequence GTGACGACGCGAATCGCGGAGTCGCGCATCGAGGAGTATTGGGACTGGATCGCCGTCGCGCTCTTTCTCCTCCTCGCCGTCGACCTGTTGACGACGCTCGCGGCCGCCCGTCTCGTCGGGACCGGCGCCGAGAGCAACCCGCTGATGCGATGGCTGTTGGGTCGGAGCGTCCTGGTCGTGATCGGCGCTCATCTCGCCGTCGTGGTGCTCGTCACCGGCTGTTTCCGACTGCTCGTCGAGCGCTTGCGGCGGATGCCGTCGCCCGCGAACCAGTATTTCGCGCTCGCCATCGAGGTGTGGCTGGGCGTCCTCGTCGCCGTCGGCCTCGGCGTCTTCGCCAACAATCTCAGCGTGATCGTTCTCGGCGGCAGCCTGCTGTGA